CGGGAATATCAAACGATAATCTTAAGATAAGATACATTGTCAAAGACAAAAACAGACCTGACCTGTTTACATCAACTATTGGTAGTAACATATTCTATCCAATACCTCAGAGAATCACGAACCTTATAGAAAAGGGTATGACCATAACCCAGGAGATCTCTATCTTCAACGCAAAAAGTGATAGAACATCCGACTTCATAGCTGAAGCTAATGGAAGCTATGGTGATTGGAATATCAGATTTTTCTTAGATGATGTTGATGTAACTTCCTATGTTACTGCAGATGGCCTTAGTATTGAGGGAATACCTTCTTTTGGAAAAAGAAACTTGAGAGTAATCACTACTCTAGCCTCAAACTCAGCTTATACTTTTGAGAGTAACTACGTAGTCAAGGTAAAGCTACACTCATATACTAAGCTTGTCAGAGATGAATTTGACATTGTTTTCAAGGTTGATGATAAAGGAAAACCTGACGTGTTTATAAGCAGTATCCATGATGGTATTTACTACCCAGATCCACAGAATGTAACCAACAAGATAGAGAAAGGTGAGAGAATAACAAACTACTTCTATGTTCAGAATGACAGAGGTGACATGAGCGAGTTTATAACAATCAGAGGTAGTATGAACACCAATTCTGATTGGAGTTATAGAATTGAACTTTACTTGGATGGAGTATGGGAGAACATATCTGATAGCTTTACAAATGAAGGATATGTAGTCAATATACCTTCAGGAAGTGTAGTTACGGGAAGGGTTGTTATTTACTTGGGAGCTTCATCTCACATTCCTAGTGGTATCACTAACTCTGTCGTAGTAGAAGCTCTGTCCCAGGGTAAGTTAGTCAGAGATTTGGTAACCTTCAAAACTATTGTTGTTGAACCAAGGCCCGATCTTATAGCAATACCAGTGAGCAGTGGTGGTAGTCAAACTGGCGGTGACTTCTATGAGTCAAGTATTAGCACTGTATCTGCTAACTCAGTTTCAAAAGGTTTTGTTATGCTCGTCCAACCTTCTATATATTCAATCCTTATAGAGAACGATGATGTTGTTGACGATGAGATCGTAGTAAATGTTTCCGGAGAACTATTTGTCGCCGACAAGTGGCAGGTTAAGGTCAAAAACCAAAATGAAGAGGATGTTACCTTGATCATGTCAAATCTAGGGATAACCAACAAAATCCCTGGCAAAAGAAACATAATCTACATAGTTGAGGTTAAATTACTAAATCCTTACAATGTGCTAATAGGTGAAAGTAATGTTGTTTATTTTAGTGTCTACTCTGTGAAGAATACCAACAAAGTTGACTTTATAAAACTTGTAACTACAAGGATTGAAGTTGAGATTAGTGGTAAGGTTGTTGAGAAAGTAAGTGGTAGTCACATTTCCGGTGCTTTAATTGAAGTTTATGAATCCCGAACAGGTAATTTAGCCAAAACTATAAGTTCTGACAACGAAGGTAAATTCTCCGTTAAGTTGATTCCTACTACTTATAAGTTTATTGTGAAGAAAGATGGATATATTAACCTTGATAAGGAAATAACAATACCTGAAGTTTTGGAATATACTCTTGAGAATTTTGAACTTCTTAGGTTCAATCTAAAGGATGAAGTTCTTGATATGCACTCATTCCCGAATCCTGTTAATGCTGGTGGTAAGATCAAGGTTTTGGTTAACGTTCCTCAGAAATCCAGGATATGGGTATTAGTTATGAACATGAACGGAACTATTGTAAAGAAGTTTGCTAATGGCGAAGAATATGAAAAAGGGAAGTATAGTTTTGATTGGGATCTAAGAGCAGATGACGGAACTACACTAAAGCAGGGAATATACCTATTGGTTGTTAATAATGGTAGAGAAATCATAACAAAGAAAGTAATGGTGAAATGAAGCTTAGGGAGATTAGTGCTTCTGGGAGGCTTTATGGAGCTGGAAAGGGTGAGATACGTCAGCTGTTCTAGCAGGACAAATACCTGCTGTGGGGGAACAGTCGGTTAGTGAGAAAAGTCCTTAGTTTCTACAAACCGCTAGGGGTGGCGGTATATAAGTAGCCCTAGTAAGTCTTAGGAGGTAGGAATATGAAGAAGATAATATTTACTGTGACTTTAGTTGTTAGTTGTGTTTGGAGAGTGTTTTCTCTATCTTTGCTTGACAATACAATAGGACCAAGACCTTTATCTTTCGGTGGAGCTTACATTGCAGTCGGCGGTGACAACGAAAGTTTGTTTTGGAATCCAGCTGGGTTGCCTAATGTGGATTTTGGCTCTGTCTCTCTAGGTTATCAGAACAGATTCTTGGGATTCAGTTACATTGAATTTTACGGAAGTTTCAAGGTTCCTGTTAAGACAATAGATCTTCTTGATGGAGTCGGTGGGATTGGATTTGCTTTTTGGTCCACTGAAGAGGAGAGGTGGAGTGATATAAATGAGCTTGAAGGCAAAGTTTATGCTTCAGAGTATCTTGTTGGACTTGGATATAAAAAAGCTTTTTCCGAGATGCTATCTTTTGGAGTAGGGCTTAAATTAGCAGGCCAAAGTGTAGACGATGTATCTTCACTTATGTTTGCTATTGACGTAGGAGCCTTAAGTAAAGTTGAAGGTGTAGGAATTGGACTTGCGATAAAAAACATAGGTATAGGAAGCGGTAATATTGACCTTCCTATAGGAATATCGCTTGGCGCTTTTTATACAGTATTCTCTACACCGGACAATCAGCACTCTGTGAGTATTTCTGGACAGCTTGACTCAATACAAGGAAGAGGATTCTCACTCAAGGTTGGTAGTGAATACACGTGGATTCCAACTTTTTGGGATGGTATTGTAAGAGTCAGAGCTGGGTATGACACGCTCCCTTCTAAGGATCTGGGAATACTCTCAGGACTAGGAATAGGGTTTGATGTTTCTTGGTATGGAGCTACTATAAAGTACTCCCTATACAACTTGGGATTCGTAGGTGCTTCACACACCGTGCAACTTTCTTATGACTTTGACTTCATCTTTAAGAGAACTTCAATCAAAGCTGATATAGAACTCCCCGCAATCTCTCTTATAGTAAGACCAAAGATGATATTACCAGACTCTAAGGAGTATACAAGCATAAACATAGATATAGACCTTGTTGATAATGTTGGTGTAAAATACTGGGGGTACAGGATTGTTGATAGTAGCGACAATACCGTTTATCAGTTTGGCATCACAAATGCAAAGTCTTTACCTAAAGTGTCAAAAAGTGTAGTCTGGGATGGTAAGACCGAAGCAGGCTCTCCACTTTACGACGATGTATACACTCTCAAGGTTTTTGCTTTTGACGAAGCAGGTAACTCAACAGAAAAAGTTGAAAGAAACATTATAGTAAGCATTGACCCAAGAAACATAATACTTATTGCTGATAAAAATGTTATCACTTCTCCTACCGAAAAGGTTAAGATAAAATCTTTTAGGGACATAAAGGATAATATCCTAGCTTACAGAATCGTGATAATTTCCGAGAAAACGGGCGATGTAATTAGGGAGTTTAAGGAAACTGCTAATGTTAAACTTACTAAAGATGGGAAGATAGCAAGTGGTAAACCTTTGGAGTTTAAAGGAGTTGAATGGGATCTCAAAGACAAGAGTGGCGAGATTGTGGTAAGGGGAACATACGTAGTTCAAGGAGAATTTGAATTTGTAGGGAATGTTGTTAGGAAATCATTTCCCGCTGAGATCAGAATAGAATACTGATTTAGGCCTTTAACCATTTTAGGAAGAGTTTGATGTTGGTTGTTTTCAACTTCTGTGGGGTTGTGGAAGTTTACCATGGCAGTGAGTAAGAAACTTTGTGTGAAATTGAATT
The sequence above is a segment of the Brevinematia bacterium genome. Coding sequences within it:
- a CDS encoding carboxypeptidase regulatory-like domain-containing protein encodes the protein GISNDNLKIRYIVKDKNRPDLFTSTIGSNIFYPIPQRITNLIEKGMTITQEISIFNAKSDRTSDFIAEANGSYGDWNIRFFLDDVDVTSYVTADGLSIEGIPSFGKRNLRVITTLASNSAYTFESNYVVKVKLHSYTKLVRDEFDIVFKVDDKGKPDVFISSIHDGIYYPDPQNVTNKIEKGERITNYFYVQNDRGDMSEFITIRGSMNTNSDWSYRIELYLDGVWENISDSFTNEGYVVNIPSGSVVTGRVVIYLGASSHIPSGITNSVVVEALSQGKLVRDLVTFKTIVVEPRPDLIAIPVSSGGSQTGGDFYESSISTVSANSVSKGFVMLVQPSIYSILIENDDVVDDEIVVNVSGELFVADKWQVKVKNQNEEDVTLIMSNLGITNKIPGKRNIIYIVEVKLLNPYNVLIGESNVVYFSVYSVKNTNKVDFIKLVTTRIEVEISGKVVEKVSGSHISGALIEVYESRTGNLAKTISSDNEGKFSVKLIPTTYKFIVKKDGYINLDKEITIPEVLEYTLENFELLRFNLKDEVLDMHSFPNPVNAGGKIKVLVNVPQKSRIWVLVMNMNGTIVKKFANGEEYEKGKYSFDWDLRADDGTTLKQGIYLLVVNNGREIITKKVMVK